From one Flavobacterium kingsejongi genomic stretch:
- a CDS encoding phage integrase SAM-like domain-containing protein: MGIEKYHSKIMESDGSVNSDKLKDVFLDMESGELTFFKFYDRFILNFEKKVDSGLRAYGTLEKYKSLLIHLRSFARSKYKSSDISFNTIDCEFIQEFDYYLRNDKSLEHNTIWVYMIGLTTVCRLAISRKHLSSAHSANK; the protein is encoded by the coding sequence ATGGGCATTGAAAAATACCATTCAAAAATTATGGAGAGTGATGGAAGTGTAAATAGCGATAAGCTGAAAGATGTTTTCCTCGATATGGAAAGCGGAGAACTGACATTTTTCAAATTCTATGATAGATTTATACTGAATTTTGAGAAAAAAGTTGATAGCGGACTTAGGGCATACGGAACGCTTGAAAAATACAAAAGCCTTTTAATCCATCTCAGAAGTTTTGCCCGTTCAAAATATAAAAGTTCCGATATTTCTTTTAATACTATTGATTGTGAATTTATTCAGGAATTTGATTACTATCTTCGTAATGACAAAAGTCTGGAACACAACACCATTTGGGTCTATATGATAGGGCTAACAACGGTGTGCCGATTGGCAATAAGCAGGAAACATCTTTCCAGTGCCCATTCAGCGAATAAATAA
- a CDS encoding Arm DNA-binding domain-containing protein translates to METTKKSTFKVLFYLKKNAPKKNGMVHVMCRITVNGKQSTFSAKLDISASA, encoded by the coding sequence ATGGAAACGACAAAAAAATCAACATTCAAGGTATTATTCTACCTTAAAAAGAATGCACCCAAAAAAAACGGAATGGTACATGTTATGTGCAGGATAACCGTAAATGGCAAGCAATCCACATTCAGTGCCAAGCTGGACATTTCCGCTTCTGCGTGA
- a CDS encoding tautomerase family protein, with protein sequence MPFVRISLPKRLPQETKDRISVAIHTALIREFAIPEDDYFHVIEELEPTQIKYPKSYLGIEHSDAIVYIQIIAGQGRTALQKKNLYATIAELITAATVITKNNIIIVLLENNGRENWSFGNGEIQEPKHLK encoded by the coding sequence ATGCCATTTGTACGTATCAGCCTGCCCAAGCGCCTGCCACAGGAAACGAAAGATCGTATTTCAGTTGCCATCCATACGGCGCTTATCCGGGAATTTGCCATTCCTGAAGATGATTATTTCCATGTGATCGAAGAACTCGAACCTACCCAGATTAAATATCCAAAATCGTATTTGGGTATCGAACATTCGGATGCCATTGTCTATATCCAGATTATTGCGGGACAAGGGCGTACCGCCTTACAGAAGAAAAACCTATACGCCACCATCGCCGAACTGATTACGGCAGCCACCGTAATCACCAAAAACAATATTATCATTGTATTACTCGAAAATAATGGCCGGGAAAACTGGTCCTTTGGCAATGGGGAAATCCAGGAACCGAAACATTTAAAATAA
- a CDS encoding PLDc N-terminal domain-containing protein, which produces MTIAIISKLEDIWTLAIIHLFLAVLAIYKLFTTEKSQGIKLVWLLLILLVPFVFSIVYLFKLYLEKEKTNR; this is translated from the coding sequence ATGACTATAGCCATTATAAGTAAACTAGAAGATATCTGGACCTTAGCGATTATTCATCTTTTCCTGGCAGTTCTGGCAATTTATAAACTCTTTACGACCGAAAAGAGCCAGGGGATCAAACTCGTTTGGCTCCTGTTAATACTATTGGTTCCTTTTGTCTTTTCAATCGTATACCTCTTCAAATTGTATTTAGAAAAGGAGAAAACAAATCGGTAA
- a CDS encoding DUF3887 domain-containing protein, which yields MKKLFILSFVLLSTLCYSQAEETGKAFITTLFGKKDMAKSITYLDATISSELTKENLGEIIQQIEGQLGKFKSIISVKKEGSVFYYYSDFEKAKIDIQLSFTEANKINGFYFVPHEEK from the coding sequence ATGAAAAAACTATTCATCCTATCATTCGTATTATTGTCCACATTATGCTATTCCCAAGCCGAGGAAACGGGCAAGGCTTTTATTACGACACTTTTTGGAAAAAAAGACATGGCCAAATCCATTACGTATTTAGATGCCACGATATCGAGTGAATTGACCAAAGAGAACTTGGGCGAAATCATCCAGCAGATTGAAGGGCAGCTGGGGAAATTCAAGAGCATTATCAGCGTAAAAAAGGAAGGTAGCGTATTCTATTATTATAGCGATTTTGAAAAAGCAAAAATCGATATCCAATTGTCCTTTACCGAAGCCAATAAAATTAATGGTTTCTATTTTGTACCCCATGAAGAGAAATAA